Proteins encoded in a region of the Malaciobacter mytili LMG 24559 genome:
- a CDS encoding murein transglycosylase domain-containing protein gives MKKNLLIIGSIFLFAGCSSSDIYNLSKAAISKDPSAAFKSLATSKSIHYVSNPKALQSDIKSLDKNFKKILDIFIKGIMENWGEENIELPKQKEYVKYMQNYKSRALIDFDKGLVTVETLDEENTKQSLHNAIVTTLLLPDDPRAADLFNAKKIQLKGTPYLLGEVKDDQNKEIRYSWRANRYANILINNIKYKQITKDNKNIKVSYVQIPMVKDHATIRVAKFKPIVERYSKKYNISANLIYAIIKTESNFNQFAVSNAGAIGLMQIVPTSAGKDAYKYIYDKTWTPTSSYLFEPKNNIELGSAYLKILNTKYLNGIYNLVSQEYCVISAYNTGSGNVLKTFSSNRTKAKELINKKTPAQVYKTLREKLPYEETRNYLKKVVDNKKDFIAL, from the coding sequence ATGAAAAAAAATTTATTAATTATTGGCTCAATTTTTTTATTTGCTGGATGTAGTAGTTCTGATATTTATAATCTTAGCAAAGCAGCAATTAGTAAAGACCCTAGTGCTGCTTTTAAATCTTTAGCAACTTCAAAAAGTATTCATTATGTTTCAAATCCAAAAGCTTTACAAAGTGATATAAAATCTTTAGATAAAAACTTTAAAAAGATTCTTGATATTTTTATTAAAGGTATTATGGAAAATTGGGGTGAAGAAAATATTGAGTTACCTAAACAAAAAGAGTATGTAAAATATATGCAAAACTATAAAAGTAGGGCATTAATAGATTTTGATAAGGGACTTGTTACAGTTGAGACTTTAGATGAAGAAAATACAAAGCAAAGTTTACACAATGCCATAGTTACGACTTTACTTTTACCTGATGATCCAAGAGCTGCTGATTTATTTAATGCAAAAAAAATACAGCTAAAAGGAACACCTTATTTATTAGGAGAAGTTAAAGATGACCAAAATAAAGAAATAAGATATTCTTGGAGGGCAAATAGATATGCTAATATATTAATAAATAATATAAAGTATAAGCAAATAACAAAAGATAATAAAAATATAAAAGTATCATATGTACAAATACCTATGGTAAAAGACCATGCCACAATAAGAGTTGCAAAATTTAAACCAATAGTAGAAAGATATTCAAAAAAATATAATATAAGTGCAAATTTAATTTATGCTATTATTAAAACAGAAAGTAATTTTAATCAATTTGCTGTAAGTAATGCAGGTGCAATTGGACTTATGCAAATTGTTCCTACTAGTGCAGGAAAAGATGCTTATAAATATATCTATGATAAAACATGGACTCCAACAAGTTCTTATTTATTTGAACCTAAAAATAATATAGAGTTAGGAAGTGCATATTTAAAAATTTTAAATACAAAATATTTAAATGGAATTTATAATTTGGTTTCACAAGAGTATTGTGTAATTAGTGCTTATAATACTGGAAGTGGAAATGTTTTGAAAACTTTTAGTTCTAATAGAACAAAAGCAAAAGAGTTAATAAATAAAAAAACTCCAGCTCAAGTTTATAAAACTCTAAGGGAAAAACTTCCTTATGAAGAGACAAGAAACTATTTAAAAAAAGTTGTTGATAATAAAAAAGATTTTATTGCTTTATAA
- a CDS encoding EAL domain-containing response regulator codes for MINNISILKNITILYAEDEASLREITLNILKGFTKKQFVAKDGREGLELFKENEEEIDLIITDVNMPHMNGLEMIKEIKQLNPNIPIIVATAFSNTEYLLEAIDIGVDKYVLKPIDMKKLLQTMSQSLLYHELKDLYIDKLTHLPNRNRLKKDLAQTTEDLMALINIDKFSTINDLFGENNGDKILSEFSDNLKEHFSKQEYKIYRIEADKFAIVCKDHTKDIEEFKKLCKNFANSVQKETILIDDNEIDLNVTIGIAKGDGNRAYKYSQRVIAYARNKFEQVMIYDDSFNIQESFEDNIRWVKKIKNGLKNGNFKGFYQPIVDNNTQQIYKYEALIRFIEDDGEVIAPFKFLDVAKKAKLYPHIIKVMLKEALSLIKEKRKRVAVNISFEDIASSETQQFIYEELKKHSEETKLLEFEILESEEISDIKIVKDFIYNVKQLGCTVGVDDFGAGYSNFNMLTNLNIDFVKIDSSLIKEIDHSKNQEIIVNTIANFSKEFGFTTVAEFVSSKEIFEKVKSLGIDYSQGYYFGKPVSFDEV; via the coding sequence ATGATAAACAATATCTCAATATTAAAAAATATTACTATTTTATATGCAGAAGATGAAGCTAGTTTAAGAGAGATAACATTAAATATATTAAAAGGTTTTACAAAAAAACAATTTGTTGCTAAAGATGGTAGAGAAGGGCTTGAACTTTTTAAAGAAAATGAAGAAGAGATTGATTTAATTATTACTGATGTAAATATGCCTCATATGAATGGCTTGGAGATGATAAAAGAGATTAAACAGTTAAATCCAAATATTCCTATTATTGTGGCAACTGCATTTTCAAATACGGAGTACCTACTTGAAGCAATTGATATTGGTGTTGATAAATATGTATTAAAACCAATTGATATGAAAAAACTTCTTCAAACAATGAGTCAATCTTTACTTTACCATGAGTTAAAAGATTTATATATTGATAAACTTACTCACTTACCAAATAGAAATAGATTAAAAAAAGATTTAGCTCAAACAACAGAAGACTTAATGGCTTTAATAAATATTGATAAATTTTCAACTATTAATGATTTATTTGGTGAAAATAATGGTGATAAAATTCTTTCTGAGTTTTCTGATAACTTAAAAGAACACTTTAGTAAGCAAGAGTATAAAATTTATAGAATAGAAGCTGATAAATTTGCTATTGTATGTAAAGACCATACAAAAGATATAGAAGAGTTTAAAAAACTCTGTAAAAATTTTGCAAATAGCGTTCAAAAAGAGACTATTTTAATAGATGATAATGAAATAGATTTAAATGTAACAATTGGTATTGCAAAAGGGGATGGAAATAGAGCTTATAAATACTCTCAAAGAGTTATTGCATATGCTAGAAATAAATTTGAACAAGTTATGATATATGATGATTCTTTTAATATTCAAGAATCTTTTGAAGATAATATTAGATGGGTTAAAAAAATCAAAAATGGGTTAAAAAATGGCAATTTCAAAGGTTTTTATCAACCAATTGTAGATAATAATACACAACAAATATATAAATATGAAGCTTTAATTAGATTTATTGAAGATGATGGAGAAGTAATAGCTCCTTTTAAATTTTTAGATGTGGCAAAAAAAGCAAAGTTATATCCACATATTATTAAAGTGATGTTAAAAGAGGCCTTATCACTAATAAAAGAAAAAAGAAAAAGAGTTGCAGTTAATATCTCTTTTGAAGATATTGCAAGTAGTGAAACTCAACAGTTTATTTACGAAGAGTTAAAAAAACATAGTGAAGAAACAAAACTTTTAGAATTTGAAATTTTAGAAAGTGAAGAAATCTCTGATATTAAAATTGTAAAAGATTTTATTTATAATGTTAAACAATTAGGCTGTACAGTTGGAGTTGATGACTTTGGGGCAGGATACTCAAACTTTAATATGCTAACAAATTTAAATATTGATTTTGTAAAAATCGATAGCTCACTAATTAAAGAAATTGATCACTCTAAAAATCAAGAAATTATTGTAAATACAATTGCTAACTTCTCAAAAGAGTTTGGATTTACAACAGTTGCTGAATTTGTAAGTAGTAAAGAGATTTTTGAAAAAGTAAAATCTTTAGGAATAGATTACTCACAAGGTTACTATTTTGGAAAACCTGTAAGTTTTGATGAAGTATAA
- the gmk gene encoding guanylate kinase produces the protein MNKSNGAILILSGPSGCGKSTLLKEVYKDIKDYYFSISTTTRAPRQGEQHGVDYFFVSKEEFEKDIQNNEFLEWARVHDNYYGTSLKPINKALEEGKLVIFDIDVQGHDLVRKSSFNSFVTSVFITTPSLKELENRLNSRATDAKEVIEKRIKNAKVEIQSIDKYDYFLINDDLLLASKQLVSIANSARIKASLYNKQEVITKWMN, from the coding sequence ATTAATAAATCAAATGGAGCAATATTAATTCTTTCAGGTCCTAGTGGTTGTGGAAAATCAACTTTATTAAAAGAGGTTTATAAAGATATAAAAGATTATTATTTTTCTATTTCTACTACTACTAGAGCACCAAGACAAGGGGAGCAACATGGAGTTGATTATTTCTTTGTTTCAAAAGAAGAGTTTGAAAAAGATATACAAAACAATGAATTTTTAGAGTGGGCTAGGGTTCATGATAATTATTATGGAACTTCATTAAAACCTATAAATAAAGCTTTAGAAGAGGGGAAATTAGTAATTTTTGATATTGATGTACAAGGACATGATTTAGTTAGAAAGAGTTCTTTTAATAGCTTTGTAACTTCAGTATTTATAACTACTCCTTCTTTAAAAGAGTTAGAAAATAGATTAAATAGTAGAGCAACTGATGCAAAAGAGGTAATAGAAAAAAGAATTAAAAATGCAAAAGTTGAAATACAATCAATTGATAAATATGATTATTTTTTAATAAATGATGATTTATTATTAGCTAGCAAACAATTAGTTTCTATTGCCAATAGTGCTAGAATTAAAGCCTCTTTATATAATAAACAAGAAGTTATTACTAAGTGGATGAATTAA
- a CDS encoding ABC transporter ATP-binding protein, with product MNEQVINSSPSTKPLLLQAKGVSHKFDYELFKDINLQLHQQESIAIIGMSGSGKSTLLNILSSLLKPNSGSVLFKDNEIYKLKKSKLLNIRREDFGIIFQAHYLFRGFSAKENLDIATLLSSNEVDMNLLKTLKIEHVLTQGVGELSGGQQQRLSIARVLTKKPKIIFADEPTGNLDKETSLLVMDALFNYIKENNAGLILVTHEENLAKRCNKTYKVVDLKLEEIR from the coding sequence GTGAACGAACAAGTAATTAACTCGTCACCTTCTACAAAACCCCTTTTGCTTCAAGCAAAAGGGGTTTCTCATAAATTTGACTACGAACTATTTAAAGATATAAATTTACAATTACATCAACAAGAAAGCATTGCTATTATTGGTATGAGTGGAAGTGGTAAATCTACACTTTTAAATATCTTATCTTCTTTATTAAAACCCAATAGTGGTTCGGTTCTTTTTAAAGATAATGAGATTTATAAATTAAAAAAATCTAAGCTTTTAAATATTCGTAGAGAAGATTTTGGTATAATATTTCAAGCACATTATCTATTTAGAGGATTTAGTGCAAAAGAAAACCTAGATATTGCTACACTACTTAGTTCAAATGAGGTTGATATGAACTTGCTTAAAACTTTAAAGATTGAGCATGTTTTAACTCAAGGAGTTGGTGAATTAAGTGGAGGACAACAGCAAAGATTATCTATTGCTAGGGTTTTAACAAAAAAACCTAAAATAATTTTTGCTGATGAACCTACAGGAAATCTAGATAAAGAGACTTCATTATTGGTTATGGATGCTCTATTTAATTATATAAAAGAAAACAATGCTGGTTTGATTTTAGTAACTCATGAAGAGAATCTAGCTAAAAGATGTAATAAAACCTATAAAGTTGTTGATTTGAAGCTAGAGGAGATAAGGTGA
- the rpsB gene encoding 30S ribosomal protein S2 produces MVTMKDLLECGVHFGHQTRRWNPKMKKFIFGVRKNIYIIDLQKTLRYFRYTYNVVRDAAAEGQTMIFVGTKKQASEAVKQAAISCGMPYVNHRWLGGMLTNYGTIKKSIRKLEIIKKMREEGQFDLLTKKEALMLTRKEEKLELYLGGIKEMKQLPDMMFVLDAVKERIAIKEARRLGIKVVAPLDTNCDPDLVDFPIPGNDDAIRSIQLFCQEMAAAMNEGKAAAAEEGIIPEETPVSQEEVSEVVAEAMSEEEFETTEEEA; encoded by the coding sequence ATGGTTACAATGAAAGACCTATTAGAGTGTGGTGTACACTTCGGACACCAAACAAGAAGATGGAATCCAAAAATGAAAAAATTCATTTTCGGTGTTAGAAAGAATATTTATATTATTGACTTACAAAAAACATTAAGATATTTCAGATATACATATAATGTAGTAAGAGATGCTGCTGCTGAAGGTCAAACAATGATTTTTGTTGGAACTAAAAAGCAAGCAAGTGAAGCTGTAAAACAAGCTGCTATCTCTTGTGGAATGCCATATGTTAATCATAGATGGTTAGGTGGTATGCTAACAAACTACGGAACAATTAAAAAATCAATTAGAAAATTAGAAATTATTAAAAAAATGAGAGAAGAAGGACAATTTGATCTTCTAACTAAAAAAGAAGCTTTAATGCTTACTAGAAAAGAAGAAAAATTAGAATTATATCTTGGTGGAATCAAAGAGATGAAACAATTACCAGATATGATGTTTGTTCTTGATGCTGTTAAAGAAAGAATTGCTATTAAAGAAGCTAGAAGATTAGGAATTAAAGTTGTAGCTCCATTAGATACAAACTGCGATCCAGATTTAGTTGATTTTCCAATTCCAGGAAATGATGATGCAATTAGATCAATTCAATTATTCTGCCAAGAAATGGCTGCTGCTATGAACGAAGGTAAAGCTGCTGCTGCTGAAGAGGGAATTATTCCTGAAGAAACTCCAGTTTCTCAAGAAGAAGTATCTGAAGTTGTTGCTGAAGCAATGTCTGAAGAAGAATTCGAAACTACTGAGGAGGAAGCGTAA
- a CDS encoding AAA family ATPase gives MQLFEKIVEIKKELSKKIIGQEEMIDALLIGLFTNGHILLEGVPGLAKTTTVNALAKVIDLNFKRVQFTPDLLPSDIIGAQIYDMKTGDFKIKKGPIFTNLLLADEINRAPAKVQSALLEVMQERQVTIAENSFKIEEPFLVLATQNPIEQEGAYSLPEAQLDRFMFKIVVSYNTKEQEYEIAKMASSNEKIILEKIIDNEILQNIKNEVLKVHIDKQLEEYIVDIVCATREPKNYNLEEIENFIEFGASPRATIDMFKAVKAQAYIRGYDYVSPIDIALVVKNILRHRVILSYEAQADDIKVEDVIQKILQKIDIP, from the coding sequence TTGCAGTTATTTGAAAAAATAGTAGAGATTAAAAAAGAGTTGTCAAAAAAAATCATCGGTCAAGAAGAGATGATTGATGCTTTACTTATAGGTTTATTTACAAATGGACATATTCTTTTAGAAGGAGTTCCCGGACTTGCTAAAACAACTACAGTAAATGCTTTAGCAAAAGTTATTGATTTAAATTTCAAAAGGGTTCAATTTACACCTGATTTACTTCCAAGTGATATTATAGGTGCACAAATCTATGATATGAAAACAGGTGATTTTAAGATAAAAAAAGGACCAATTTTTACAAATCTTTTATTAGCTGATGAGATAAATAGAGCACCAGCAAAAGTTCAATCTGCACTTTTAGAAGTAATGCAAGAAAGACAAGTAACAATAGCTGAAAATAGTTTTAAAATAGAAGAACCATTTTTAGTTTTAGCTACTCAAAACCCAATAGAACAAGAAGGTGCTTACTCTTTACCAGAAGCTCAACTTGATAGATTTATGTTTAAAATAGTTGTATCATATAATACAAAAGAGCAAGAATATGAGATTGCAAAAATGGCTTCTTCAAATGAAAAAATTATTTTAGAAAAAATCATAGATAATGAAATTTTACAAAATATTAAAAATGAAGTTTTAAAAGTACATATAGATAAACAACTAGAAGAGTATATAGTTGATATTGTTTGTGCCACAAGAGAACCTAAAAATTATAATCTAGAAGAGATAGAAAATTTTATAGAGTTTGGAGCAAGTCCAAGGGCAACTATTGATATGTTTAAAGCAGTTAAAGCACAAGCATATATTAGGGGTTATGATTATGTAAGTCCAATAGATATTGCTCTTGTTGTTAAAAACATTTTAAGACATAGGGTTATTTTAAGCTATGAAGCTCAAGCAGATGATATAAAAGTAGAAGATGTAATACAAAAAATTTTACAAAAGATTGATATACCATAA
- the tsf gene encoding translation elongation factor Ts, translated as MAGATPKLIKELREMTGAGMLDCKNALNECEGDLEKAVQHLREAGLGKAAKKAGNVAAEGLISILINDNFTKATMTEINSQTDFVAKNENFINLTKDITAHVQSTGVSETEELKQTTINGQVFEEFLNEKIATIGENIVARKMVTLATDSGVVNGYVHATGRVGVLLAATCDAAAKEKAAALLKNIAMHASAMKPTVISYNDLDPEFVESETRAIKAEIEAENDELKRLGKPLKNIPEFVSKSQLTQEALANAKAAFEAELKEQGKPEQIWDKIVPGKMERFIQDNTQLDGRLALLSQNFVMDDKKTVEQVLAETDPSIKIVEYVRFELGEGIEKKEEDFAAEVAKQMGN; from the coding sequence ATGGCTGGAGCAACTCCTAAATTAATTAAAGAATTAAGAGAGATGACTGGTGCTGGTATGCTTGATTGTAAAAATGCTTTAAATGAGTGTGAGGGTGATTTAGAAAAAGCCGTTCAACACTTAAGAGAAGCTGGGCTTGGAAAAGCTGCTAAAAAAGCTGGAAATGTAGCTGCTGAAGGTTTAATTTCAATATTAATCAATGATAATTTTACAAAAGCTACAATGACAGAAATTAACTCTCAAACAGATTTCGTTGCAAAAAATGAGAACTTTATTAACTTAACAAAAGATATTACTGCACACGTTCAATCAACAGGTGTAAGTGAAACTGAAGAATTAAAACAAACAACTATTAATGGTCAAGTTTTTGAAGAATTCTTAAATGAAAAAATTGCAACAATCGGTGAAAACATTGTTGCTAGAAAAATGGTAACTTTAGCTACAGATAGTGGTGTTGTAAATGGATATGTTCATGCAACAGGTAGAGTTGGAGTTTTACTAGCTGCAACTTGTGATGCTGCTGCAAAAGAAAAAGCAGCTGCATTATTAAAAAATATTGCAATGCACGCATCTGCTATGAAACCAACTGTAATCTCTTATAATGATTTAGACCCAGAATTTGTTGAGTCTGAAACAAGAGCTATTAAAGCAGAAATTGAAGCAGAAAATGATGAATTAAAAAGATTAGGGAAACCATTAAAAAATATCCCTGAGTTTGTTTCAAAATCTCAATTAACACAAGAAGCTTTAGCAAATGCAAAAGCTGCATTTGAAGCAGAATTAAAAGAGCAAGGTAAACCAGAGCAAATTTGGGATAAAATTGTTCCAGGTAAAATGGAAAGATTTATTCAAGATAACACTCAATTAGATGGTAGACTTGCATTATTATCTCAAAACTTTGTTATGGATGATAAAAAAACAGTTGAGCAAGTACTTGCAGAAACTGATCCTTCAATCAAAATTGTTGAATACGTAAGATTTGAACTTGGTGAAGGTATTGAGAAAAAAGAAGAAGATTTTGCAGCTGAAGTTGCAAAACAAATGGGTAACTAA